In Zingiber officinale cultivar Zhangliang chromosome 3A, Zo_v1.1, whole genome shotgun sequence, the DNA window tttttttttgagACAGGAAGCGAGCTAAATTTTTTTCCTTCCCAATAAAAAATGAGACTTATATATTGGATAGGATATGGATAAGATTTTACCATATCTACCTTTATTTCTAAACCTAAAAATATTCATATCTGAATACCTAATTATTTAATTTGATCTAAAAATTTCCTCCATAATCTTCCCTATTCGGATTATATGTTAAATTCTCAATTAAATTCGAAAGAAATTATCATCCTAAATGCTAGtcctttttaaatattatttttttaattttcgtaGTCTTTAATAGCATTCTTGATTTTGATTGTGTTGTTTATGAATGCTATTTTATCTTTTGGCTTCTCACTGACTAGTAGAATATTTTACTCTTTATTCAATTTAGCATCTCAAACcgctaaaaataaataaattttgtataaaaatatttttgaaaaaaattaatgttttaattttttaaaaaagtttttaaatccgTCCGAATGGAAAAGGTtgagtaataaaaaaaaattacctagGCCTCTAGCAACTTGAGACGCCCGGTGTGGACGACAGCATGCATTTTTTTGTTGTTAAGCTTAAGTACAAGATGACCGTAGTAAGTAGAGAGGGACGTTTTTTGTTGTTAAGCTTAAGTACAAGATGACCCTAGTAAGGAGACAGGGACGTAAGGTAGAAAGCACCCATCAGCCGTTACACTATCTGACAAATTCACGATAGAGAATCCCTCACGCTGGATAAATCTTCAGATATGATGAGAGTGTCTGGTTAGATCAGGTCACATATAGTCAGTCCTTGCGAGTTTAAATAACAAGTAAACGTGGAATACTTCCAATCATGCTCTTCCATGGTCAATCGATCAAATTTCAATGTCCAGTTAGCACTTCAACCTCTAAAAATTATCTGATCAAAACCATCTAAATCCAAATCTTACTTGAAAGCAACACCCTACCAATTTGATCCGAAAGAGGTCGAAGAGTGACAGTCCAGCCATGAAGCACAAATCAGGCACATAGCTTCACAATCGTGGGCAGCCCAAAACCTGTTTAACCTATTTAATAGTTTGAGAGCACAGAGAACCTATCAAATAATAGACAGACCAGAATGGCATGAGATAATCAGATACAATAAACAAACAAGCGAAAAATATTAAAGTGATTGAGCAGTAATCTCTGACAAAAGTTCAGGCACAGCACGTCTACATGTTACATGAGTGAGCAGCTTCTGAAACTCCAGGTTTTAGCGGACACTGAGTGGGAACTAATTAAGAATAGAGAAACCCCTGGGTCACCTATACACATGGAAGTCTCTCTGTTTCTCCAAGCTCGTCTGCATTCACCCCGAGGCCTTGGGCTGAAGATATTTGAGATATTGTCGATATGGCCCAAAGCAaggaaattacaaaaaaaaaaaaacaacacaaaCCAAGGTAACACCACCACCAAACTAATCGGAAAGATCTGGAGAGTCATCGGTACCGGAAGCTCATGTCAAATTCCGGACCATACATACTGGGAATGTGACCAGCAGCTGCAGGGTGGGCATGCTTTTCCTTGGCTCTCATCTCCATCTCCAACAGTCTTTGAAATGCATCTGGATGACTGATGCTGCTGCCACCAACAAACGCTCCTGATTTTGGATATAAAAATTTAGAATCATTATGGAATCTgaaaccaacaataatacaagAATGTAAATCTTAGCTATAGAGGATTACAGCATTGCCACACTAAGATCTAAGCAACAAACAGAAAGGCTTTGAGCAGTAACAAGCTCTACATGTGCATTTTGGGTGTCTTTACTACAAgacaaattttaaatataataaacgCATTGTCATGCACaaaaatttgaaagaaattaTGTAAATTATGAACGTTAATTTGcctgaattttctaaatttcatCAAAATACCGATTCAAGTTATGAAGTGGGACCGTGGAGTTGATAAGCGGAACATGAACGATATAACTTATAAATTTCAAGTAGCAAATAAATTGAGGAATCTGTCTATCCAGTGAACACAAGAATGAGAGTGGAATTTACCTGGCATTCCCATTCCAAAGCTACCATAGTTAGACCGCTGAGGCTGTAATGCAATGTTATGCATATTATTTGTTTCTGGTACAAACCCTTGCATGTGATTTATCTGATGAGGTAATTGCATAACTCTTGGAAAGCCTGGATGGGGCAATTGCTGCGGGAAGTTTCCTGGAGTTGACAACTGCTGTAACATCAAGTGATAGGAAGTAGGATCCATGTGAGGTGCATTAGCATGGTAAGCATTATGAGGAACACGATTTTCAAGAAAATTTTGAGGGTCATGAAAATTTTGTTCAGGCCTAATATGGTTCATTTGTTGATTCCCATTAGTGAGATGATCCAACAATGCGTGTAGAGGCATTGCATTGTTGACAGTATGAAATGATGCCCTTCCCTGTGAAGGATGATGAAAAGCACCAGTATTTACCAAGTCATGGGGGCTCTGAAAAGAACCAGGGTTTTGAATGTCTTCTGCACTTCTTGGAATGGCATTAAGCAAATTATTATTAAGACGCTCGGCGTTCATTTTGGAAAACAGCTCCTCTTTACCTGTATTAGCAAAGGGTATAGGATCTGAGATTGCCGATTCCAGAGCATCACTATCAATGATCAAACTCTGCTCATCTGGCAAGtgaaaatcaagtattttctctCCGGAACCAACAGTGCCCAGAGGTACTGTGTCACTGTGATAACCAGGCTTGTTTGGTTGATATTCACTGGACCTAGAAGAAAAGAAACTAGCATCAGGGTTTGGAAAAGGCAATCCAGCCGATGATGGAAAGGCATTAGTGTTGGTTCCACCATCTGGCACTCTCTGTGAAGAAACAGGAGCTTGAGCCGATTGAAGCTCATTCATAAATGCAGCCCCAAATAATGCTTCGAGAGTCAAGGTCTTATCTGCACTGGACATTGTCTCAGTGGAGTTCTTCTCAGGAATTGGACAATTCAAAGAACTTTTTTTATCAGTTAAAGATGATTGATGAAAGAACTCAACATCCAGACCAGTTCCAGTTGTCATCTCCTCATTTTTTGTTCCTTTTTGTAACAAAGAAAGAAGATGTTGTGATGCATGCTTGTTGATATCAGATTTCTTGAGTTCCTTATTTTCGTCTGTTCTTGTCTCAGGTCCCTGTACCATCATATGCTGGTGACTTGGCCCCCCTTTGATGTCAGCCAAGATTGACTGCTCAAGGTCCTCACATGTAAGAACAGCAGGACTTGAATCTAACTTATCAACTTGATGATATTGTTCAGAGATCCCAATTGCCAAAGTAGTTGTAGGAGACGCATCAAATTTCTGTGTAGCATTACTAATATCAGTACTGTCCAGTTCCTCATGTTCAAATACTTTATCATGAGAAACTATAGATTCAGATGAGACAACTTTATCATTATTCACAATCAACGAAAGGAGATTCTTTGATGAGAAATCATCTGAAGGTTTATTTTCTGTGCGCACATAAAAAATCTATTAGCTTATCCCTCAAGTAAAGCAAAAAAAGTTCAAGTAATAATTTCCAGGTTTACCTTCTTCAAGAAACCAACTAGCAAACTTAGAAGATACAGAAACTGAAGAAGTCCATGGTTCTTTGTCCTTTTTAAGCCCGAGAGTCTGAGAAAAAGAACAGAAATTGTGTAACTGGTGTATCAGGGTCTTACAAGTTTTAAACAAGAATCTTATTTCCATAATGGACAACCAACCAAACTTAACAAAATAGAAAGTCCTATGTTCAAAATCTCTCAGTGGGAGTGACTAAACGGCATGTCCTCAATTAAATCAATCCAAATGCTGGACTTAGTCTAGTTCAGTCACCCCTGCTAAGCTCCTATGAGAGTGCTAAGAATGTAAAACTATAGTTTCAGTGTCTTCCATATGGTTTAATCTGCCGTGAGAACTAATCACAAATAAACCTAAAAGATGGATAGATTTACTGAGATAACAAGACAAATCaataaaaaaagaagagaagatttTTTGGAATAAAAATGGGACTAGTTTATAGAAAACACTTACCGAAGAGGAAGTAGAGGAAGTGGATGAGGTACCAGCAATATGTAAAGAACCACCGAGCAACTTTTCCAGAATGGAGACAGAACTGTCGTGTACAAATGAATTTGTACCATCAAACATCTCTTTTTTCTTGTCATGATCATTCATTATGGCCTCTACCCGAATTTCATTGACATTTTGAAGATCAGATGCTGTAGATGAGAGgctttcaatttcatgttttctAACGCTGTCATTGAAGCAGACATCTAATTGTTGTCTCTTTTCCTTATCAGTATGGGTGCTATCAAGATGTTTGTTGTCAACAATACCAGCAATACTAGCCTGAGATGACAGAAAGTGTGGCCAAAAAAAACAAGGTGATCACCAAATGCGCATGCCAAGTAAATGAACATAGATTTAGCTTTTGTTCCATCACATTGATGGGAGTTTTATTGTTTTGTTCAATATGATTTAGCTCAAGCAGGATTTGCATTGGGAAATATATCACTTAAAAAAAACATCAGCAGGACAATATTATACGATCTGCACAGTCATTATTGCTTGGCGCTTGGAAGGTCCAACATGGAAAATATGTGACATCACTTCCAGTGGTGGACACATTAGGGCATGTGCtatatcttaattttaaaaatcataaaggCATCCCTTTAAATGTAGGGGGATGCTATCAAAATTTCAAAAAGGTTGGGCTTGTGTCAGAATAATAGTTTTTCTGATCCCTCCTTGCTTATGAATCCCTCCATGCACAGCCACAGCAAAACTTGCAGCTCTCCTATGGATTCCATgaccctttcctctcctctctagcATTGGTGGAGAACTTCCTTTCTGCTTTCATAGCCCATTTTGTTTGAAAGTTAGTTCTTAGAATGGCTCAATCTCGAGTGATCCAAATTGCTGCCAAATTGTTTCAATCCACCTAAGATATCCCCTTGGAATCACCCTACTGGCCCCCGGGGAAATGGTGCAGCGGTTAGGGCGCTCAGTTATCTCCCAAGCACCCACGGTGCAATTCCCCGCTACAACGTATTTgcagaaatttttcctccaaataggaCTTGCAACTAagggatgttgggcttctgggaCGTCTGCCGCatgtgcttcccgatttaccctagtaGCCGGTGTGAAACTTCCATGggcctggttaatcatttttttttggaATCACTCTACTGACTGAGAAGTCAAGTGGATGGATTGGATTATGTTGCCAGATTCtagtttctaattttattttgatccatTATGCCATTTCTGAGATCTGAAACTTTTTTAAAATACCAAAATTACTACTGCCCTAGAGCCAATTTGCTTTGTGTCTGTGAGAAGTTAGTTTTTATCTTCCCAATGTTTTCCATGTTGAGAAATTAAAGACTAACATTGGTTGATTTGGGGTTGCTATGGTGGACCAGTGTTGAAAATTTTGCGCTGTGCCGGGCGGAATGGGTGAAACTTACCGTTCCACCCACGCACCGAAACCGGCACCAATATAGCTACAATTTCGTGCGATGTCATTGCGTGCACACGACAGAAGAATCACGCACGCTCGTCGTCGCGAGACAATCAGGCATGCTCGTCGCGTGACAAAAGGCCTGTCGCGATTCCAGAACGACCGACGCTGCTGGATGAGTTGCGGGACTCCTCAGCTGCGTCGGAGGAGTCGCAGGACTCCTCTACCAGTGGCGGAGGCATCACACGACTCCTCCAATGGCCCCGGAGGAGTCCTGCGACTCCTTCGGTGGCGCCGAAGGCGTCCCTCGTGACTCTCCGACGCCACAGTAGGAGCATGAAGCGATTTCTcgaatttaggttttaaaaattaaatattttgatttaattaattcaaacattttCTAAGGTAAGTGTGATATTTCAAAGAGGCTTTTaagcctaattaaattatcccaataaaatataaatatatttattttttaaaaaaaaataaattttattaattaatattctgaaaattaattttactaatttaaattttatttaaaaattctaaaaaaataaaaaatctaataaatgagattaatattatgatattttttaactattttatatttttttccgttttactatttaattaatattttaattttttttaatcattttaaatatatagtatttaaaataataattaatttaaataaaaaatagttaatttatacaATTATTATACCTAACgtagtatttttttaattaatttatatacttattatagaaaaaatatagaatcaatttaaaatttagatccatgaaaattaagatgtttagctttttacttttaaaattcttATTTCCTAAACATATAAAACATATATTTTTATCTTAGAATGCCTCTACTAATCTGCTTAGGAAATATTATATGTCCTTTATTTAAGAAATTTTGATAACGGTCTCTTAAGTTTATGATTCGTAATAAAACACTTATAATCTTGTACCCCTATGATCATTCTAAATTGAGatagttaaattattattattagaaaattatttcaagtttaaatttaaaaataccgAAATCTtgtcggcacggcacgatacgttACTGAAACTGTATCATTCCGGTCTAAGACCAAAACCTCAGtacgggtcgagattttaaaccttgtggTGGACTACCATAGCTCCATGAGCTTTTTAGCAGCAAATTGGTATCTATGCAGATGACATGCACTCAGGTAATTGAGTGACGCATATGCATTATGCAAGGGCATGGATGGAGGCTGACAAGATTTAAGAATGGATTATGATACCTGCTATCAACCGATAGCTGGAATAGTAAGGCTGCCATATTAACTAAtgtaacatatgtcatggccaatcATGAAGTAAAAATCAAACAAAGATACTTCCCCTCTTTCACTTTCCTTTTTCACGTGATTAATCAGTATCCAAACAAGTCCTAAAGGTCGAAGAACAAAAAGTTGACAATAAATGGAATTTGtttcaaaaatagaaattaagtatttgAAACAACATTGGTAATTCAACACATGCTAATCTGATGTAAGGCATAGTTTGCATATCTGTATTGGTGTCAGGATCGGCTGGTAAGTAATCTCAATAACTGTATCAGATGGTCAGATCAATAAAATAGGAATCAGAAAATggataattttaaatttgagtaaAAGGTAAAAAAACATAAGAGAAAAATTAAATGCAACAGAAAATAAATtctaatgataatttaaaatttaagcaaACGGAAAAAGAATGTAAGAGAAATTCAATACAACAGAATATGaacttttaataatttaaaaacaacaaagaatttgttaaaatgaaattttctaaTGTAAAATTAGATTTCTTTTTATGATTTTAGTACTCAATTGGTAAAACTTCTATCTATTGATAAGCATGATCAATTTATCCATTACATCATTTGGAACTATATTGTGGATATTAATactaattattttttatcaaaaatccaAACTATTATCTTAGACATATCTATTCCTCATTGTCCAGTGATGTATTTATCATTTTTACTTCATAAGTTAGTATCATGCTTAAAACATATTTTAAGTACACTTACATTCAGTGTTTATTATaggatatatttttatttttattattgttttaactttattgtttcatttttcatttttatatcAAATTTTAATGGCTTTTAATAGGCTGACATTTGTTAGGAGTGTTTTGGTGTTCTTATCTAAGCAATTTCATAATTATGAATACAATCCGATTGTGCTTAAAAAATGGAACTTAGTTTACCTTAAATTGTTTCTGCAAatcaccaaaattattttctgtaTTTACTGTTTTATTTATAGATGTCTGGATATTCATTTTAACATAATGTTCCTCTTTTTGGTATGTTTTAATATTGTCTTTCATACTCAATTTGTAATTGGTTATATCATAAATattcttcaatttaaattttgttatttTACTGTTCTATAATATAGTTAAAAACAGCTAGTTTTGCTCATGCATTATTAGCCTCAACATAGAAGGTAAAGGTTAATGTTTCAAACAAAATATATGACTATAGCTGTCACTGACTTCTCTTTCACCATGTTCATCTTTATAACAGCCATGGTACCAAGATTGTGATCAGGATCTTAGGATCTAAATTGGGCTAGATTTTACAAACCTATGGTCCAATCCTAGGTTTACTTATTGTTCCTCCATAGAATCTAGCTCCCAATATCCTTTAACTAgataaaatatatttacatcaACTTACCCTCTGTTTGGATAGGGTGAGGAGAGGTTCATTAATggaaagggaagggaagggaagggaagtgAGGGGAAGGGAGGGTaacttccttacaccccaaatcgGGGTGTAAGGAAATAGGCCATTTGAGGGGTAAGGGAGGGTAAAAGGTCCCCTTCCCTCCCCTCACCCCCTTCCCTCACCTCCATCCCAAACAAGGTTAAAAGTTACCAACCCTTTACTTACCCTTctctcacctcctcccaaatagACTGTTAGACATTTTAAAAATTCACATTTATTGTTGCAAATATTTTTTCCAGTCATAAGATTTTGTTTACTCATAAGTAGAAGAATCTTTTTTGGTTATTGTCATTTCATCCATCTGATAAAAATTGCTACTTGCTATATAAAGATGAAATACTATGGATTGTACTccatttttcaaaattgaaatgTATGAATAATTTTAATGATATTGATATAAATACTATGTATTgaaatactctctctctctctctctctctctctctctctctctctatatatatatatatatatatatcaaatgtagtttaattaaattagtaaCCTTGATTACAGCTGCCTCCAGCTTATTTCATAGTGCATACATTACAACATTACATCAAAATGGAGTCACTCTATGGAGGTAAAGTGTTGAAGATGACGACAACGAAGAAGCTCTTCCTCACCATTAAAACACCTCTATCACCATTGAAATGCATCTATAATGTCTTCATGTGTAGTTGTGTACTGTTTCTAGTCCATCTCTCATGCATCTTTTACTTTTTATTGTGTAGAAGCAGAAGTCTATTAATTGATTATTTTGTTTCATTTCATCCAATATCCTTCACATTTTCAATCGTTTGACCTATTTTTCTTCAATTTCAATCATGAcagattttttaaaatcaattatgATTTTACCCAAGAAATCAGGCAAAAACCAGTCCATCCCAAAACAACTCGCCTAATCCAGATCAGGATTGGTCAATTTAAAAACCATAAGGTAAACCTCAAAGCAAATAAACATCAAAGGATAAGAGCTGCTAAGAATTTAATTGATCGTGCATTCTGATAGCTATAACTGAAGAGAAATTTTTGTAACAATATCCATTTCTCAGAGAAAAATATTTCATGATTAatgatattaaaataatattgtatGCCAATACCTCAGATGCAATGTAATTAGATTGAACAGGAAGGATTTTGTCCGCTGCACTAGCAAACCCAGGTGGTACAAGTGGCCGAGATAGAGGTGCATGCATAGTAGAAGATCTAGGAGATTCAACTTCAGATAGTGAAGAGTCATCTGCTTTGTCAGTTTTGCTGATTATTCTTTTCTTATCAGCTGAATTCTCAAGCAATGTAATACTATCAGCATTAGGATTATGTTTATGATTATTTTGCTTTTCTTGCAGTGCTTTCCGTTGTTCTCTTCTCATTAGCTCAAAGGAATCTGCATTCACATACCAAAGAAAATAGAACCACAGGAAACAAGGGAAAAAAAGAGAGACTACAATAGACACACAATCATAAATAAAGCTAGTAACCAAATAGCGTACCTCTTCTCCTTTGTTCTTCAGCTCTGTCCTCACTTGAATAATTAGTTGACCCAAATGTTTCATCATTACATGAATCTCTATCATCCTTTCGCTGAAAAGGCAAAGCCTGAACCAAAAAGCAGAATTTTTATAACACTACTCTCAGAATGAATATTACTATAATGACGAAAACCAACAAAGCCTTTGTTGCAACAGAGACATGTGTTTTAATACtttccaattgtctaaccttATAAGGTCGTGGAGGCTGATAGGGTCCAGAAGTCTTATTGAGTGTAAATTGACTAGCTGCCCTAGATTTTGCTGTTGATGGTCCTTCACAACCTGAAGGTCTTGGAAAAGCACCACTTCCCAAAAGTCCATCATGCTCAGCATGCTGAGAGTAACGTCTTGATTGTGTTCCAAATCGTTGTCCAATATCTGACATTTCATATATGATGCAAGTGGCAAAATCAATCCAGAATAGTGTCAATGATACAAAAGATTTATATGGCGGACAAGCAGACTGTTAGAACTATAGATGGATCACAATCTTTAAGAGAAATAATCTGTATTTAATGATGATGAGCATCAAAATGCATAATTGGGCAATCAGATTCTGATGCtatgaatttaaaaatatatccATTAGATATATTGATGATTGTTGCAAAATCCAAGATGGCGCGACTATTTTAATGCATGAAGCTTCTAGTTTTGGAATAGCCTCTCTAACAATGGTGAAAGGAAATAGATTTGTGTCATGAACTCAGCAGCACATAACCCTGTATTATTTGGTGTAGAAGACATGAGCATCTAGGATTCAATCTTTTGTTTGGAAATGTTATGACAGAAATTAGAAatgaacaaaatatatataactagTAATACCATTGGTGTTGCATATGAATTAAGATTCCAATCTTCATCGAACAAAAAAACGAACAGCCCGATGCATGAAACTCCCACCAATGCGGGTCCCGAGGAAGGGTCGGACCACATTGTGTCGCAATCTTACCCTACATTGCAAGAGACGGTTTCCGCGACTAGAACAAGTGACCTCTAGGTCACACGGCAAAGAAAAGCAAAAGGTTGTATTCAATTATGGCAGGACAAGTTCATGGATTATCCTTCATTAAGCCATAACACTAGTTTGCAAAAGTAAATACGCCTGTGGTGAAAGTGACAAATAACAGCTGCCAGAATAAAAAATAGACAAGGCAAAGCTTAACTAATAAATCAAGCAtcaaaatgactagcattttctgtTTTTGTTCACTCTGAACAACAAACCTTGTGTATTTGTTTCACGATTAGATTGGAGGTCTCCATCTCTATTATTTAATCGTACATCCCACCTTCCAGAGCTTGCACGAGAATAACTGACTGCAACTTCTGACCTGTTTGGTGGTGGAGATGTATAATCGCTGCGCTTCGTGCTCTGAAAACTTGAGCCTCCAAAACCTCTTTGCCTTTCATTTAAAGTATAAGATGCTTCATCCAATTCACTGCTTGATAAAAAAAAACAGCAAGTCAGACAAAATTATCTATATAAGGCCCCAGAaaaaaggataaataagattATATTTCACCATAAATTACCTCAAGACTGAAGCATCAAATCCATTAGGCAATTCGTTGCAAAGTTTGCTAAAAGATAAAAGTTCATCTCTTGTATAGCATACTTTAGTTTTCCTAGACACAGGCAAAGAAGGTAAAGTATAAGGTACAGACAACAACATCGATGCATAACAAGAAGCTCTAAAAGCTGCTCACCTAGTATCAGAGCTTCTTTCAAGTAACGGATCCTCATTCTCCAAACTCATTCCAGGAGGTTCGCTGAACAAGTATCCTTATCTACTAAAATGAATCAGTTCCTTGGTTTATATATGCAAAACTTCCGGCTAATTTAGCCTCCTACGACCCACGACGAACCCAGATCGAATACAAGTTGCAAGAAGCTGGTAATGCCAAACGGGTTGTCATATCGTTAAgcgaagaaataaaagaaaaaaatgcgGCGTGCGAGAAGTTTGATTCTGTACTGTCCCCTGTCAATAATCACAAAAGGGGACCAGCCTCAGAAAGCATAGAGGACGTTAGTCACCAAAAATATCAGCAGAAATCTGAAGATATCCGTTCAAAATCTAGGCTGACGACTCCCACGCCAAACGAAATGCCATTAGGGTTAACATGAATCAGAAGATAATTAAAATTCCTTGTTGAAAGACAAACTTACGGACGGAGAAGCATACACGAGAACCGGAGGGATAGGATAGAGATCAGTGCCGGCGATCGGCGCCGTAGAAGGGATTCGAGCCTAGAAGACCGATTTCTTCTCCcggcggaggaggaagagagagaaggggagagagagagagagagaaagggagaggaAGGAGGTATATAACAGAGAAGTGAATGAAATGGGGAAGGCAATGTCACCCAGAACTATACCTTGCGGGCCAGCCATGCGTAACTGACTGTTGAGGATGGGAGGATCTTCTGTGTCAATCAGGACAGGCAACTGCACTAGGGGCCTGCCAATAAGTCAGCTGATGGAAAAACCAATGGATGACGAGTAAAATTACTCTTCCTGTTCTAGACACATACGTATCCTTTCGTGAAACCCGAACCTAATCTCTTAATAATATCTTAAacactaaaaataaatataatat includes these proteins:
- the LOC122052657 gene encoding uncharacterized protein LOC122052657 isoform X1, yielding MSLENEDPLLERSSDTRKTKVCYTRDELLSFSKLCNELPNGFDASVLSSELDEASYTLNERQRGFGGSSFQSTKRSDYTSPPPNRSEVAVSYSRASSGRWDVRLNNRDGDLQSNRETNTQDIGQRFGTQSRRYSQHAEHDGLLGSGAFPRPSGCEGPSTAKSRAASQFTLNKTSGPYQPPRPYKALPFQRKDDRDSCNDETFGSTNYSSEDRAEEQRRRDSFELMRREQRKALQEKQNNHKHNPNADSITLLENSADKKRIISKTDKADDSSLSEVESPRSSTMHAPLSRPLVPPGFASAADKILPVQSNYIASEASIAGIVDNKHLDSTHTDKEKRQQLDVCFNDSVRKHEIESLSSTASDLQNVNEIRVEAIMNDHDKKKEMFDGTNSFVHDSSVSILEKLLGGSLHIAGTSSTSSTSSSTLGLKKDKEPWTSSVSVSSKFASWFLEEENKPSDDFSSKNLLSLIVNNDKVVSSESIVSHDKVFEHEELDSTDISNATQKFDASPTTTLAIGISEQYHQVDKLDSSPAVLTCEDLEQSILADIKGGPSHQHMMVQGPETRTDENKELKKSDINKHASQHLLSLLQKGTKNEEMTTGTGLDVEFFHQSSLTDKKSSLNCPIPEKNSTETMSSADKTLTLEALFGAAFMNELQSAQAPVSSQRVPDGGTNTNAFPSSAGLPFPNPDASFFSSRSSEYQPNKPGYHSDTVPLGTVGSGEKILDFHLPDEQSLIIDSDALESAISDPIPFANTGKEELFSKMNAERLNNNLLNAIPRSAEDIQNPGSFQSPHDLVNTGAFHHPSQGRASFHTVNNAMPLHALLDHLTNGNQQMNHIRPEQNFHDPQNFLENRVPHNAYHANAPHMDPTSYHLMLQQLSTPGNFPQQLPHPGFPRVMQLPHQINHMQGFVPETNNMHNIALQPQRSNYGSFGMGMPGAFVGGSSISHPDAFQRLLEMEMRAKEKHAHPAAAGHIPSMYGPEFDMSFRYR
- the LOC122052657 gene encoding uncharacterized protein LOC122052657 isoform X2 — its product is MSLENEDPLLERSSDTRKTKVCYTRDELLSFSKLCNELPNGFDASVLSELDEASYTLNERQRGFGGSSFQSTKRSDYTSPPPNRSEVAVSYSRASSGRWDVRLNNRDGDLQSNRETNTQDIGQRFGTQSRRYSQHAEHDGLLGSGAFPRPSGCEGPSTAKSRAASQFTLNKTSGPYQPPRPYKALPFQRKDDRDSCNDETFGSTNYSSEDRAEEQRRRDSFELMRREQRKALQEKQNNHKHNPNADSITLLENSADKKRIISKTDKADDSSLSEVESPRSSTMHAPLSRPLVPPGFASAADKILPVQSNYIASEASIAGIVDNKHLDSTHTDKEKRQQLDVCFNDSVRKHEIESLSSTASDLQNVNEIRVEAIMNDHDKKKEMFDGTNSFVHDSSVSILEKLLGGSLHIAGTSSTSSTSSSTLGLKKDKEPWTSSVSVSSKFASWFLEEENKPSDDFSSKNLLSLIVNNDKVVSSESIVSHDKVFEHEELDSTDISNATQKFDASPTTTLAIGISEQYHQVDKLDSSPAVLTCEDLEQSILADIKGGPSHQHMMVQGPETRTDENKELKKSDINKHASQHLLSLLQKGTKNEEMTTGTGLDVEFFHQSSLTDKKSSLNCPIPEKNSTETMSSADKTLTLEALFGAAFMNELQSAQAPVSSQRVPDGGTNTNAFPSSAGLPFPNPDASFFSSRSSEYQPNKPGYHSDTVPLGTVGSGEKILDFHLPDEQSLIIDSDALESAISDPIPFANTGKEELFSKMNAERLNNNLLNAIPRSAEDIQNPGSFQSPHDLVNTGAFHHPSQGRASFHTVNNAMPLHALLDHLTNGNQQMNHIRPEQNFHDPQNFLENRVPHNAYHANAPHMDPTSYHLMLQQLSTPGNFPQQLPHPGFPRVMQLPHQINHMQGFVPETNNMHNIALQPQRSNYGSFGMGMPGAFVGGSSISHPDAFQRLLEMEMRAKEKHAHPAAAGHIPSMYGPEFDMSFRYR